The following nucleotide sequence is from Achromobacter spanius.
CTCAGATTGCGCGCCGCCTGCACGGCAGCACTGGGTGCGATGCGCACGTCGCCCGCCGCGCTGACCTCCAGGTCTCCCGTCAGGGCCACCAGGTTTCCGCCCACGTTGACGCCAACGCCGGCCTCGGTGCCGATCAGCCGGATGCTGTTGGCATACATGCCGCCCAGCGCAGCGGTATCCAGCGCCACCGCCGGCGCCGGGCCTTCGCCCGCCCGAGCCGAGACCGCGCCCGACGCATAGTCCACACGCGCCGCGCCCGCCGTCACGTTGAGCCGGTCGGCCCATACGCCAGCGTTGATCTCCAGCGACCGGGCGATCAGGTCCACCTGGCTGGCGTTGGTGCCGTTCAAGCCGTCGCCTTCAACACGGATCTTGCCTGCCGCCACGTCGAGCGCGATGCTGCCATCGGAGCCAACCTGGGGCCGTCCGGTGGTCAGGGTGGCCCGATTCGCGTTCAAGAAGCCGCAGCCGTTGCAAGTGATGCCCGCCGGGTTCGCGACGATGACATTGGCCCGATTGCCCGCGACCTCCAGCGTGCCCATCAGTTGCGAGGGGTTGGGCGCGGTGACCTGGTTCAGGATGGTGGTGGCGCGCTGGTTGCCCAGCATGACGTTGCCCGCCACCTGCCCGGCAAGCTGGGTCTGGCTGGCGCCGCCGCTGTTGTTCAGCACCACGCCCGACGGTCCCACGTTGAACTGCGTGTAGCGGTTGTTGGAAACCCCACCGGCGGACGGCGGCGCGATGTTGACGACGGGCACGCCATTGTTGACGCCCACTGATGGCTTCTGGCCGGCCACGTTCTTGTCCACCGAGATCGGCAAGGTCTGCGCCAGCACCGGCGTCCACACCTGCGTAAAAACGATGGACCAGACAATCAACGAGCGAAGCTTGGACATCATGTGCACCAGGGAAACAACAACGGATTCAGAACTCGAACATCAACGCCATCGCGAAGACGGTGGATGCGGTTTTTAGCGATTCGGGTTTCTTTAGCGGCCAGCCGGCCGACAAGTCGTAGCTGGCATTGACCACACTCGCGACACCGGGCAAAGAGAGCCGGCCACGCACCCCCGCGACCGCGCCAACCAAGGTGCGGCCGGACAGATACGCGGCGGATGGACCGCCGACGCGCCCCACGTCCACGCCGGTGTACAACTGCTGCCCCGACAGGCCAGTCAGGCCTTCCAGGTTCAGCGACAGATCGTTGCGCAGCGTCCAGCCATCCTCGGCAGCCAAGGTCATCTGCCCATCAAAGCCGCGCACGGCATAGCGGTTGCCGATGGTGAAGTAGTCGGCGGGCACGATTGCCGTCTTGGCATGCTGGATCTGCCAATTGGCCTGATACGCAAAGGGCTGGTCGGCCACCTTGAAGGGCAAATACAGGCCGGCGTTGGCGGTGTAGATGGTGCTGCGGCCGTTCCAGTCCGGGTCGCCATAGACGTAGCCGGGCTGGTCGGAGAACTGCGGCAAGGTGCCGCGCACGCCGCCGCCGATGTCCAGCACGGCCTGGCCCACATAGTGGCGGTGCCCGTAGTTGATCTCGTAGCCGGTGACGTCGCGGCGCTGCACGTCGATGGGCACGTCGTTCAGTGTGCTGTCGGTGCGTTTGCGCAGCAGCATGACTGACAGGTTGCCCTTGTAGGCCGTGCCGCGGTACGGCACCACCGACACGCCCGCCTGCAACTGCTTGGTGGTGCCGCCGTAGATGATGGGCTCTTCGAAGCCGGCCACGGTCTGGCGATAGGTGGACTTGCTGGCGCCGGCAAAGACGCTCCAGTAGCCAAACGGCACGCTGTAGTTCACGGACGCGGCGCGCGTGTTGGAGTTCGCGTCGCGCCAACGCGCGTTGCTGTTCCAGGACACCGATAGCTGGTCGTACAGGAACAAGGGGGAATCCAGCGTCAGCCCGGCGTTGACCTGGTACTTGCCCACGGAATCCATGCCGCCGTTGTCGCCGCCCACGTAGCCGTGCCAGCGCTTGCCTGTGCCGGGCTTGATCAGGATGTCGGAGTCGCCCAGCTCGGGACCGGGCGCGATGTCGATGGCCGCGTCCGCCTGACTGCCCAGGCGCCGGATGTTTTCAAGCGCCTGGTCCAGGTCGCGCTGGTTCAGTTCGCCGCCTGGCCCCGTAGGCAAGGCGGTACGCCACCAGCCGATAGCGCCCTCGCCCTTGACCGCCGAGATGCGGCCGGGCAGATAGCGCAACTTCAGGGTGCCCGCCGCCAGCGATTGCTCGGGCACGACGACACGCGCGGTGACCTGGCCGTTGTCGATCAGCAGGTTGATCAGGTATTCCTGCAGGGCGCGCAAACCCTTGCCGCCCACGCATTGGCCGACCACGACCGCGGCGGCGCGGGCGAGCGACTCGGACGGTTCCGCGCCATCCCAAACCACTTCACGCAGCAGGAAGCAAGGCGTTTCAGGCGGAAGGACCAAGCCGCGCGCGGCGTCCTGCGCGGGCGCCGACAGCACATCGGGCCGTTCCGTCGCGCGGGCGCGCTGGGCATCGACCTCTTGTTCCTGTCGACGTTCGATTTCTGTGGCGCGACGCACGGCGTCTGGCACGGGTTGCGCCACCGCTGCCGCATTGCCCGCCGCTATCGCCACCAACACTGCCAACCGCAACTGCCGGAATCCCCTCATACGATTGGACGCAAACGGATATCCGCCAACGCGCCGCCTCCTGTAGACCTGTTTGGCGCCGCATTTTGCTATCAGAAACCGTATATTGCAATATATATCTGCTGTGTCTATGCCGTTACACAGAGAAATTAGCAGATGATGGCAGACATAATGGTTTGCTTGGCCGATTTTGGCGATATTTCCTCGTGTGAAATTAACGACTCTGTAATAAATGGCGATTAATTCGGGCTGCTCGCTTACCGGGAAACGGCGCCTTCAAGCCTGTCATCGCCCATGCCAATATCTTCTTTCGTCCTCCCGCTGCGACCACACCTTTAATCCTTCCGCGCGGGATTCCGCCATCACCGCGCCATCCCGATCACTGCGCCAGAACGTCGCCCCCGCGCGTAGCCAGCGCCGTTGCACCGCAGCAGAGGGGTGACGAAAGCGGTTCAGATGGCCCGCCTGGGCTATCGCATGTGTCGCCTGCACCGCCAGCACCCAATCGCGTCCGGATGACGAGGCCGAACCATGGTGCGGGGCCAGCACCACGTCGGTGTTGGGCACGCCACGCGCCACCAGTTCCCGCTCCTGCGCCACACCGATATCCCCGGTCAGCAGCAGCGAATGCCTGACGCCCTGCACTCGCAATACGCAACTGTCGGCATTCTTGTCTGCCGGCGCGCGGCCGCCGCCCTTGGCCGGGTGCAGAAAGGTGAACCGCACACCGTCCGCCTCCCATGTGTCGTCACGGCGGCAACGCAGCATGCGGGCAGGCAGCGTGGCGGGTCCGCCAGACAACGCTTGACCCCACGCGGCCTCTTGCACGGGCCGCTGCCCCGGTCCAGTCGCCGGCCACACACTGGCATCGCGCCGCACAAACGCCGCCACATCAAACGACGCATAACTCAGACGCACCGGCACCGCCGCCAGCACCGCGCGCGCTCCGCCCACGTGGTCCTGGTCGGCATGCGACAGCACCAGCACATCCAAAGCCGTAATGCCACGCGCCTGCAGAAACGGCGCCAGCACGCGCTCGCCCGCATCGCTGCCGCCGTAGTGGCGCGGCCCCGCATCAAACAACAAGGTCTGGCTGGCGGTCTCGACCAGGATGGCGCTGCCCTGCCCCACGTCCAGCGCGCTCATGCGCCAATAGCCTGGCTCAGGCTTGTCCGGCCGCCAACACAGCAGCGGCAACATGCACACCCAACCCAATTGGCGCGCCGGCCATCCTCGTGTCTGCAAAGCCCAGACCATGCCCGCCACGGCCAACAAGAGCCACGGCCACGGCGCGGCCGCGACCGCAAAGCTTGCCCAGTCCGCATTGCCCACCCATGCCACGGGAACCATCGTCGCGTCAAAAGCGGCCAGCCCGCCTTGAGCCGCCCAAGTCGCTGCCGCTTGCGCGCCAGGCAAGACCGACAGCGCCGCGCACAACAAGGCCAAGGGCGTCACGATGAAGGTCACCGACGGAATCGCCACCGCATTGGCCAAGGGCGAACCCACCGACACCTGATACACCAGAAACGCCAGCAAGGGCGTCAGCCCCAAGGTGACCAGCAACTGCAAACGCGTCGCCTGCGCCAACCGGCTTGCCCAACGCTGGCGCCACCCGGCCTCGGCATCAAAGGGCAGGTCGGCAATGCGCAGCAGTATCGCCACCGCCCCGAACGACAACCAGAACCCCGCCGACAGTGGCGCCCACGGATCCAACGCCGCCACGCCCGCCCCCGCGCACGCCAACACCCTGCCCGCCGTCAACGGCAGCCGTGACATCGCCGCCGCCAACACCACCGACAACATGAAGAACGTGCGCCGCGCCGGCACGCCCCACCCCGCCAACAGGCAGTACAGCAAAGCCACCACGGCCGCCGCCGCGCCGCCCGCCACGCGCGACGGCATAAGCTCCGCCAAGCCCACGCCCCGCCATCGTGTGCGCCGCCAAGCCGCCGCCACCAGCACGCCCGCGATGCCCGCAATGGACGTCACGTGCATGCCGCTGATCGACACCAGATGCGTAATGCCGCTGCGGTTGAAAATGCGCCAATCATCGCGCGCCACCCCGGCCTGATCCCCAATCGCCAAGGCAATCAGCACCGGCGCATAGCGATGATTCCCCAAGGCCTCGCGCATGCCCACACGCACATGGTGCCGCGCCCGTTCGATGGCCACGCCCGCCGACGCCCAAGGCTGATCGTCCAACAACCGCGGTCGCCCGCGCACCGTGCCCACCGCCCGCAAGCCACGCGCGAACATGCGCGCTTCCGCATCCGGCCCCGCCGGGTTCAGCACGCCGTGCGGACGACGCAAGACAAGCGCCATCCGCCAGATCTGGCCGGGCAGCAACGCAGGCATGGGGGTGGAGGCGCCGGGCGGCGCTTGCCAGGTGACCTGGATGCGAGACGGAATGCCCGGGCGCGCGGGCTCGGCCAGTTCGGCGATGAAGCGATGGTGCCTGTCGTCGCCATCGGGTAATTCGGCTACGCGCAGAATCAGGCGCGAGACTTGGTCTTGGTGCAGGTCCGCCAACGAATCGTCCAGGCGGTGCTGTGCTTGCAGGCAGGCGTTAAGCGTGCCCGCGCAAAGGCCCAGCACCAGGGCGGAAGCAACGCGAGCAACATTGCTATGGCATCGCAGGCATAAAACCCCCGCGACTACGCCGGCAATGGCTACCAACGCCAGAACGAACGCGCCCGGCAACACCGCAAAGCACTGCACCCACGCCGCGCCGCCCACGAACGCCAGGCAAAAAGAACGACCGGTGATGTCCCTCTCCTAAAACCAGGAGCGTAGGACGCGCGGGCAATACCGCCATCACCGAATGAACGGTTTCGTCCACCTCGGCATGCCGCAACACCCGTCTTGCCGATCGGGCGCGCAGACTTTACTATCGCGGATCGCAATATAAATGCGTTTTATTATCATTAATAAATTTCAAGAACGACTCCGCCCGGCCCTTACCGTGCATTGCATTGCGCCTCACGGCCATCTTCGCGCCCCTCTTCCAGCAGCCTTCCCCTCTTTTGATGTCGCACCTTCACGCCCCTGCCCTGTTCACCGCCCTATCCGCCGGCCTGGCTTTGCTTGCCCCCGGCGCCCTGCACGCACAGTCCCCAGACGTCGTCCAACTGCCCTCCGTCCGCGTCACCGCCGAACCTGAAGCCGACGGCAGTTTCAATCCCGTTCAGCCGCCCTCTGTCAACAAATCCTCCGTGCCGCTGTCGCAGACCCCGCAGTCGATCACCGTGGTCCCACGGGCTGTACTCGACAGCCAACAAGCACAGACCCTGGCCGACGCCTTGCACAACGTGCCGGGCGTGGTGGCCAACCAGTTTGGGCGACGGGGGTGGGATGACCTGATCATTCGTGGGCAAGTCGCTTCCGATTCCTTGTTCCTGGACGGCCTGCGTACGGCGGCGTCCAACCGGGTTGCCGAGCAATTGTTCGGGCTTGAACAAGTGGAAGTGCTGAAGGGCCCGGCCTCGCTGCTCTACGGATTGGTGCTGCCAGGCGGCCTGGTCAACATGGTCAGCAAACGCCCCCAGCCCGAGGCTTTCGCGAACGTTGAGACCACGGTCGGCAGCCACGATTTCTATCAGGGAACCCTGGATATGGGCACGCCGCTGTCAGAAAACGGCAAGGCCGCTTTCCGCTTGAACGCGCTGGCGATGAACTCGCATGACGCCACCGACTACGTGTGGTTCAAGAATCGGTGGATTGCGCCGTCGCTGTCGCTGGATCTGGGAACGCGAACGGACTTCACCATCCTTACCAGCTATCAGGAACGCCGTTATGTGCGGCAGCAAGGCTTGCCGGTCATCGGGTCCGTGCTTGAAAACCCGAATGGCAGCATCCCTCGCGATCGCTTTATCGGCGAACCGGATCAGGACCCGTATCGCGGATTCCAGAGCCGGGTGGGCTATGCCCTGACGCATCGCTTTGACAACGGCTGGACGGTCAACCAGAACCTGCGCTGGCAGGAATTCACGCTTGACGGCCAACTCGTGGCGGCCGGCACGCTTGCCGCAGGGGGCCGCAGCCTGCGGCGTACCGCCACCGACCAGCATTGGGATGGCGATACGTTTTCGATGGACACGAATGCGCAGCGCCGCTTCGATACCGCGTGGGGCAAGCACGAGATCACGGTCGGGGTCGACTATCTGCGCACGCGCGAGAATGCGCTGCAAACTAGTTGCTCCGTCGGTCCGTTGAACATGTACGACCCGGTTTATGGAAGCCCGATCACCTGCCCCGCGAATCCTCGCACCAACAGCCAAAGCACTGTGCGTTCCCTGGGCTTTTACTTTCGTGACCAGATCCAGCTTGGCGAGCGTTGGCGCCTGACTGCCGGCCTGCGACGTGATGATGCCGCCAGCTATTCCACGGACAGGCTGACCGGCAACCGCCAGGACAACCCGGCACAGAAGACCACCGGTTCGGGCGCCGTCATGTATGAAATTGCCCCAGGCGTACGCCCCTACATCAGCTACGCCACCTCGTTCTATCCCAACGTAGGCACCGACGCCAACGGCCAGGGCTTTGCACCCGAGACCGGCCGCCAATGGGAAGCCGGCGTCAAATTTGACCTGGATGACGGCAATACCAGCCTGACGGTGGCGGCCTTTGACCTGCGGCGGCGCCAGGTGCTTCAGTCCGACCCGATCAACGACGGCTACAGCATTGCCGTTGGCGAGCAACGTACCCGGGGCGCGGAGCTTGGCTTCGTGTCAGACCTGGGCAATGGATTGAGCCTGATGGGCGGCTACGCCTACATTGCGGCCGTCATCACCGACGACGGCGGGCAGGCGGCCTCCACCGAAGGTGGCTGGCTGGACAACGTGCCGCGCCACAGCTTCAACCTGACGGCGCGCTACCGCTTGCGCGGCCCTGCGCAAGGCTGGGAACTGAACGGCGGCATGCGTGGTGAGAGCCCGCGCCACGCTTATGGATACGTCATCCCGGGTTATGCCGTGGCCGACGCGGGCATCGCCTACAACGCGGAACGTTGGCGCGCGGCGCTGACCGTGCGCAACCTGTTCGACAAGGATTACTTTGCCGGCGGCCTGCGCAATGCCGTCGCGCTGGGTGACGGGCGCACGACGATGCTTACGCTGGGATATCGGTATTGACAGTCGGGGGCAGTATCTTCTGGCCTGCCCCCTACCGCCTCGCTACAAACTCGATCCCCCATCCACCACCATCAAACACCCCGTAACGTAAGCCGCTTCGTCAGACGCCAGGAACAGCGCCGCATTGGCAATATCCCAAGGGCTGCCCTGGCGCCCCATCGGGCACCTTGCGTCCCGCGTCTTATGCCCGGCTTCCGCCGCCTCTGCGTTTGCATACAGCGCATCCGCATGCGGCGTGCGGATCATGCCTGGGATGATGCAATTGCACCGCACCTGGTCCGGGGCATATTGCCGCGCGATGACCCGCGTCATGTGATTGACGGCCGCTTTGGCGGTGCTGTACGACAGGAATTGCATCGGGCTCCATTTCAGGCTGGCCGTTGACGATACGTTGATGATGGACCCGCCACCGCGCGCCTTCATCTGCGGCAGGAAGGCACGCGCCATCGCCATGGAACCGCGCACGTTGACCGTCATGACGCGGTCCCACTCGTCGTCCTGCACGGCAAGCAGGTCTCCCTGGATTTCGATGCCTACATTGTTGTGCAGGATATCGACGCCGCCGAAACGCCGAGCCACGTCTTGCGAGGCCCGCTCGATCTGTGCTGAGTCGGTGACGTCCAATTCAAGCGCTTCCGCAACACCCCCCTCCGCGCGAATCATCTCCACGGTCTCTTGCGCGGCCGCCAGGGACCGGTCGGTGCAGAGGACGGTCGCGCCTTCACGCGCGAACCGGATCGCACAGGCTGCGCCGTTGCCCACTTGATCGGCGGCGGAAAACGAATTTCTTAACGTGCCGGCGCCTGCTACCAGGGCCACTTTTGATGCCAAGCGCATAACTTGAAACCTCCCCGGTCAATCGCGCGTGAATTCGGCGCCGCCCTTGGGGCGGATATAGCGCGGTATCGGCAGGCCGGCCTTCTTGGCCGCGTCAAGAATCGAATCTTCGATGGCGCCCGCGTCGCGGATATTGGCGAACTGGCCGTCGATGAAGTTGATGTTGGCGCCGAATACAACCATGAAGCCTTCGGCCGGTTCCGTGGCGTCCTCGGGCACCGAAAACGTATGGACCGAGCCGCCGGGCTCATACAGATAGCTGCCGGCCTTCTGCACGTCATCCGGGTACTCAAGGTAGTTCCATTGCCCCTTGGTGGTGTAGAAGTGGACGACGCCGGTATGAAAATGCGTGGGCAGGCGGGTGCCCGGGGCGAACTTGCCGTACAGCACCCACACACCGTTCTCCCGGTCCAGAAACAAGGGGATGATCGATGAGCCCGGGGCGGCGCCTGGCACTTCTACGCCGTCTTCAATGTTGACGGTCAGCAGGCGATCTTGATGGGTGATGGTGTACGGAAGTGTCATGAGCGTTCCTGAAGTGGATGAAGAGTCAAGACGGCGCCGCGGGCGCGCACGATTCGCGCAATATCAGCTGCGTCTTGATAACGATGCGATCGCCTTGGGCAGACGCCGTCTGGCGATCCAGTTGCTTTAAAACCAGTTGAGCCGCGCACGTGCCCACAGCCTCCAGGTCCCAACTGAGCGAGGTGATGGCGGGGCTGAATAGCTGCGACAGATCGGTGTCACCGATGCTGATCACGCTGATGTCGTTGGGAACCGAGTCTCCGGTATGGCGCAGGGCTTGCAGCACGCCGGACAGGATTCTGGTTCCCAGGCAGACAAATGCCGTGGGGCGGTTCGCGTGCGACAACAGTGACATTGCCTCGGTGAACGCGAACTGCATCGCGGACCGTTCCGCCCGGATCAGCGCCGGGT
It contains:
- a CDS encoding SDR family NAD(P)-dependent oxidoreductase, with product MALVAGAGTLRNSFSAADQVGNGAACAIRFAREGATVLCTDRSLAAAQETVEMIRAEGGVAEALELDVTDSAQIERASQDVARRFGGVDILHNNVGIEIQGDLLAVQDDEWDRVMTVNVRGSMAMARAFLPQMKARGGGSIINVSSTASLKWSPMQFLSYSTAKAAVNHMTRVIARQYAPDQVRCNCIIPGMIRTPHADALYANAEAAEAGHKTRDARCPMGRQGSPWDIANAALFLASDEAAYVTGCLMVVDGGSSL
- a CDS encoding TonB-dependent siderophore receptor, with the translated sequence MSHLHAPALFTALSAGLALLAPGALHAQSPDVVQLPSVRVTAEPEADGSFNPVQPPSVNKSSVPLSQTPQSITVVPRAVLDSQQAQTLADALHNVPGVVANQFGRRGWDDLIIRGQVASDSLFLDGLRTAASNRVAEQLFGLEQVEVLKGPASLLYGLVLPGGLVNMVSKRPQPEAFANVETTVGSHDFYQGTLDMGTPLSENGKAAFRLNALAMNSHDATDYVWFKNRWIAPSLSLDLGTRTDFTILTSYQERRYVRQQGLPVIGSVLENPNGSIPRDRFIGEPDQDPYRGFQSRVGYALTHRFDNGWTVNQNLRWQEFTLDGQLVAAGTLAAGGRSLRRTATDQHWDGDTFSMDTNAQRRFDTAWGKHEITVGVDYLRTRENALQTSCSVGPLNMYDPVYGSPITCPANPRTNSQSTVRSLGFYFRDQIQLGERWRLTAGLRRDDAASYSTDRLTGNRQDNPAQKTTGSGAVMYEIAPGVRPYISYATSFYPNVGTDANGQGFAPETGRQWEAGVKFDLDDGNTSLTVAAFDLRRRQVLQSDPINDGYSIAVGEQRTRGAELGFVSDLGNGLSLMGGYAYIAAVITDDGGQAASTEGGWLDNVPRHSFNLTARYRLRGPAQGWELNGGMRGESPRHAYGYVIPGYAVADAGIAYNAERWRAALTVRNLFDKDYFAGGLRNAVALGDGRTTMLTLGYRY
- a CDS encoding DNA internalization-related competence protein ComEC/Rec2, producing the protein MQCFAVLPGAFVLALVAIAGVVAGVLCLRCHSNVARVASALVLGLCAGTLNACLQAQHRLDDSLADLHQDQVSRLILRVAELPDGDDRHHRFIAELAEPARPGIPSRIQVTWQAPPGASTPMPALLPGQIWRMALVLRRPHGVLNPAGPDAEARMFARGLRAVGTVRGRPRLLDDQPWASAGVAIERARHHVRVGMREALGNHRYAPVLIALAIGDQAGVARDDWRIFNRSGITHLVSISGMHVTSIAGIAGVLVAAAWRRTRWRGVGLAELMPSRVAGGAAAAVVALLYCLLAGWGVPARRTFFMLSVVLAAAMSRLPLTAGRVLACAGAGVAALDPWAPLSAGFWLSFGAVAILLRIADLPFDAEAGWRQRWASRLAQATRLQLLVTLGLTPLLAFLVYQVSVGSPLANAVAIPSVTFIVTPLALLCAALSVLPGAQAAATWAAQGGLAAFDATMVPVAWVGNADWASFAVAAAPWPWLLLAVAGMVWALQTRGWPARQLGWVCMLPLLCWRPDKPEPGYWRMSALDVGQGSAILVETASQTLLFDAGPRHYGGSDAGERVLAPFLQARGITALDVLVLSHADQDHVGGARAVLAAVPVRLSYASFDVAAFVRRDASVWPATGPGQRPVQEAAWGQALSGGPATLPARMLRCRRDDTWEADGVRFTFLHPAKGGGRAPADKNADSCVLRVQGVRHSLLLTGDIGVAQERELVARGVPNTDVVLAPHHGSASSSGRDWVLAVQATHAIAQAGHLNRFRHPSAAVQRRWLRAGATFWRSDRDGAVMAESRAEGLKVWSQREDERRYWHGR
- a CDS encoding ShlB/FhaC/HecB family hemolysin secretion/activation protein, whose product is MRGFRQLRLAVLVAIAAGNAAAVAQPVPDAVRRATEIERRQEQEVDAQRARATERPDVLSAPAQDAARGLVLPPETPCFLLREVVWDGAEPSESLARAAAVVVGQCVGGKGLRALQEYLINLLIDNGQVTARVVVPEQSLAAGTLKLRYLPGRISAVKGEGAIGWWRTALPTGPGGELNQRDLDQALENIRRLGSQADAAIDIAPGPELGDSDILIKPGTGKRWHGYVGGDNGGMDSVGKYQVNAGLTLDSPLFLYDQLSVSWNSNARWRDANSNTRAASVNYSVPFGYWSVFAGASKSTYRQTVAGFEEPIIYGGTTKQLQAGVSVVPYRGTAYKGNLSVMLLRKRTDSTLNDVPIDVQRRDVTGYEINYGHRHYVGQAVLDIGGGVRGTLPQFSDQPGYVYGDPDWNGRSTIYTANAGLYLPFKVADQPFAYQANWQIQHAKTAIVPADYFTIGNRYAVRGFDGQMTLAAEDGWTLRNDLSLNLEGLTGLSGQQLYTGVDVGRVGGPSAAYLSGRTLVGAVAGVRGRLSLPGVASVVNASYDLSAGWPLKKPESLKTASTVFAMALMFEF
- a CDS encoding 2,4'-dihydroxyacetophenone dioxygenase family protein, producing the protein MTLPYTITHQDRLLTVNIEDGVEVPGAAPGSSIIPLFLDRENGVWVLYGKFAPGTRLPTHFHTGVVHFYTTKGQWNYLEYPDDVQKAGSYLYEPGGSVHTFSVPEDATEPAEGFMVVFGANINFIDGQFANIRDAGAIEDSILDAAKKAGLPIPRYIRPKGGAEFTRD